The window CCACCACGTCCGGCCGCCATTCCCGAAGGAACAGGCTGCCGCGTGGGCGTGAGCCGGCTCAGGCACACAACCTACCGCGAGCGGCAGGTTGTATCCGATTGATGAAAGGACATGAGGACGACGGCAATGTTCTTTGGAGACCGTGAAGCACTTCCCCGGGCCAGCCGAGGCGCTTTCACGAATATCCTTAGAAAGGAGGTGATCCAGCCGCAGGTTCCCCTACGGCTACCTTGTTACGACTTCACCCCAGTCGCTGAACCCACCGTGGTCAGCTGCCTCCTTGCGGTTAGCGCACTGCCTTCGGGTGAATCCAACTCCCATGGTGTGACGGGCGGTGTGTACAAGGCCTGGGAACGTATTCACCGCGGCATGCTGATCCGCGATTACTAGCGATTCCGCCTTCATGCCCTCGAGTTGCAGAGGACAATCCGAACTGAGACATCTTTTGGAGATTAGCGCATCCTTGCGGAATAGCTGCCCACTGTAGATGCCATTGTAGCACGTGTGTAGCCCAGCCTGTAAGGGCCATGAGGACTTGACGTCATCCCCACCTTCCTCCGGCTTATCACCGGCAGTTTCCTTAAAGTGCCCAACTTAATGATGGCAACTAAGGACGAGGGTTGCGCTCGTTGCGGGACTTAACCCAACATCTCACGACACGAGCTGACGACAGCCATGCAGCACCTGTCACTAGGTCCCCGAAGGGAAGAAATCTGTCTCCAGAAGTCGTCCTAGGATGTCAAAGGCTGGTAAGGTTCTGCGCGTTGCTTCGAATTAAACCACATGCTCCACCGCTTGTGCAGGCCCCCGTCAATTCCTTTGAGTTTTAATCTTGCGACCGTACTCCCCAGGCGGATAACTTAATGCGTTAGCTGCGCCACCCAAGTTCCATGAACCCGGACAGCTAGTTATCATCGTTTACGGCGTGGACTACCAGGGTATCTAATCCTGTTTGCTCCCCACGCTTTCGCACCTCAGCGTCAATACCTGTCCAGCGAGTCGCCTTCGCCACTGGTGTTCTTCCGAATATCTACGAATTTCACCTCTACACTCGGAATTCCACTCGCCTCTCCAGGATTCTAGCTTCCCAGTTTCAAAGGCAGTTCCGGGGTTGAGCCCCGGGATTTCACCTCTGACTTAAAAAGCCGCCTACGTGCGCTTTACGCCCAGTAATTCCGAACAACGCTAGCTCCCTCCGTATTACCGCGGCTGCTGGCACGGAGTTAGCCGGAGCTTATTCTCCCGATACTGTCATTATCATCTCGGGTAAAAGAGCTTTACAACCCTAAGGCCTTCATCACTCACGCGGCATTGCTGGATCAGGCTTTCGCCCATTGTCCAATATTCCCCACTGCTGCCTCCCGTAGGAGTCTGGGCCGTGTCTCAGTCCCAGTGTGGCTGATCATCCTCTCAGACCAGCTATGGATCGTCGCCTTGGTAGGCCTTTACCCCACCAACTAGCTAATCCAACGCGGGCCCATCTAAAGGCGATAAATCTTTGGTCCGAAGACATTATCCGGTATTAGCTCAAATTTCTCTGAGTTATTCCGAACCTAAAGGCAGGTTCCCACGCGTTACGCACCCGTGCGCCACTAGACCCGAAGGTCTCGTTCGACTTGCATGTGTTAGGCATGCCGCCAGCGTTCGTTCTGAGCCAGGATCAAACTCTCAAGTTGTGTCACACACCAAACCGGCATGGGGATAACCCCATCGACCAGCATGGCATGAGCTGCAAGGAGCCGATACCTGCACTGTCAAACGTAATGGATACGAATGAACATGCTTGCCATCCGGGCGGGCGTGGTGCCCAAACTCGGATGTGGCTATCGGCTTAAATTAACCGGTTACCGGAGCCTTGAGGTCCCCGGACCGGGCGCCGTCGCCCACATGTCCCTTCATCAAAAACCAACAATGTCAAAGAGCCGCCAGACAGTAATAGCGGACAGCGCTTCGTTCCCCGATTTACACCGGGGGACCGGCTATCCGTTTATGTTGGCGACCGAGCGTTGCGGTGGCGGTGGAAGCCGTCAGCGCCGCGTCGGTGGAGCCCATCTATGAGCGCTTCCTGATTCGGTCAACGGCTTTTTGCAATTTTATTTCACGACCCCATCAAGGTGCTGAGTTACAATGGATATTTTGCGGCTTTTGGCTGTTGGATCGTGAATTTCGGGCCTGAATCGTACGCCGAATCCGACGAATCCGGTGATTCACACCCTCATTCCGTGGGCAAATCCGCGCCCCTCACCCGCTCTGGCCGGCAAAACCGGTCCTGACTGGCCTGATCCGACCCGAATCTGTCCAAGGAGTCGAATCGCAGGCTATTTGGGCTGCCCGCCATTCAGTGATAATCTGCCATTCGCAGGCCGTTCCCCCGCAGGATTGGCCGCCAGGGAGGAAGAAGCATGCAGTCCCTCTTGAACCGCACCCTTATGCTGGCGGGTGCCCCGGCCGCTTTGCTGGCAGGATGCCCGGCTCTCGCCAGCTCCCCTGCCCGGCTCCCCCTCCCCCTCCCCGCCGCCACGGCAAGCGAGGCCGGGATGATCAATCCCGAGGCTGCCGAAGTCCTCGACCTCGAACGCGAACGCAACCGCCGCTTCACTGTGCCGGTACAGATCGACGGCAACGGGCCGTTCGACTTCCTTATAGACACGGGCAGTCAGGCCACCGCCGTCACCCGCGAGATCAATGCCACACTTGGCCGGCGGTCCACCGGCACGGCCACGCTGGTCGGCATGGCGAGCCGCCGCGCGGTGGAGATGGTCGAAGTCGGGCGACTGGATATCGGCTCCCACACCATCACCGGCCTCGACGCCCCGCTGCTGGAGCGCGAGCATGTGGGCGCGGACGGGATCGTCGGCCTTGATTCCCTGCAAGACCTGCGCGTGATGATCGACTTCCGCGAGCAGACCATCGCGCTCGAGGATGTGCGGGCGCGCGAGACGAGCAAGCGCGGCTTCGAGATCATCGTGCGCGCGCACGAGCGGCTCGGGCAGTTGCTCATCACCGACGCGATCGTCGAAGGGGTGAGGGCCACGGTCATCATCGATACCGGAGCGCAGGCAAGTCTGGCCAATAATGCCCTGCGCGAGAAGATCCGCACCCAGCGCGCCTCCGAAGTCATCACCACCGACGTCAACGGCGTCGATCTGGTCGGGCAGATGTCGCTGATGCGCTCGCTGACGATCGAGGGGCTCAGCCTCACCAATGTCCCGCTGACCTTTGCCGATACCGCCGCCTTCGAGGCGCTCGGCCTGCACGACACCCCTGCGATCTCGCTCGGGATGCAGCACCTTGCCCTGTTCGACCGGGTGGCGATCGACTTTGCCAACCAGCGGGTGATGTTCGATGTGCCGCCGGAGATCGCGCGGGCAATGCGGCAGAACCGGCAGCGGGGCTTCACACCGCGCTGACAGCGCACGCCTATGTATAGAAGCGCGACCTTGCCGCCTTGCGCGTGCGGCCCGCTGCGCCCACATGGGGGCCATGCCGCCCGATAGCCACGCCCCCGCCCCGTCCAACAAGCGCGATATCGAAAGCTGGCCGACGCTGCGGCGCTTCCTACCCTATCTGTGGCCGCGCGATAATCCCTCGCTGCGCACCCGCATCGTGGCGGCAATGGCACTGGTGCTGGGCGGCAAGGGCATCACGCTGGCCCTGCCCTTTGCCTACAAGGGCGCAGTCGATGCGATGTCAGGGTCCGCCGGGAACACCATCGAGCAGGGGCTAATGGTCGCCCTCGCGCTGGTGGCGGCCTATGCACTCGGGCGCTTCGGCGCGGTTGCCTTCGACAATCTGCGCAACATCGCTTTCGAGCGGGTCGGCCAGATGGCCTCGCTGAGCCTGGCCGAGGACGTGTTCCGCCGCCTCCACCGCCTGTCCCTGCGCTTCCACCTGTCGCGCCGCACGGGCGAGGTCACCAAGATCATCGAGCGCGGGACCAAGAGCATCGACCAGATGCTCTATTTCCTACTGTTCAACATCGTCCCCACCATCGTCGAACTGATCGCGGTGGGCGTCATCTTCTACATCAATTTCGGGCCGACCCTGGTGGCTGCGACCGCGGTGACGGTGGTGGCCTATGTCTTGGTCACCCGCTGGATCACCGAATGGCGCACCAAGCTGCGGCGCGAGATGAACGATCTCGACGGCGAGGCACTGCACCGCGCGGTGGATTCGCTGCTGAACTACGAGACGGTGAAGTACTTCGGGGCCGAGCGCCGCGAGGAGGAACGCTATTCCCGCGCCGCGCGCGCCTATGCCGAGGCCGCGATCAAGTCGGAGAATTCGGTCGGCCTGCTCAACATGGCGCAATCGGTCATCACCAATGCGCTGGTGGCGGGCGCGATGGCCTATACCGTGTGGGGCTGGAGCAAGGGCCAGCTCACTGTCGGCGATCTGGTGCTGGTAAACACCTACCTGATCCAGCTGTTCCGCCCACTGGATGTGCTGGGCTGGGTCTATCGCACGATCCGGCAGGGACTGGTCGACATGGCCGAGATGTTCCGTCTGATCGACACCGAAATCGAGGTGCAGGACGTCCCCGGCGCGCCGGCACTGATCGTGCGCACGCCGACGATTGCCTTCGACAATGTCACCTTCGGTTACGAGCCGGGGCGCACGATCCTCAATGGCCTCAGCTTCGAGGTTCCGGCCGGCAGCACCACCGCGATTGTCGGCCCCTCGGGCGCGGGCAAGAGCACCATCGCGCGCCTGCTGTTCCGCTTCTATGATCCGCAGGACGGGCGGGTGCTGGTGGGCGGCGAGGATATCGCAGGGGTCTCGCAGGTATCGGTGCGCGCCGCGATCGGGATCGTGCCGCAGGATTCAGTGCTGTTCAACGAGACCCTCGCCTATAATATCGCCTACGGAGCCGAGGGCGCGGATCAGGCGGCGATCGAACAGGCCGCGCGCGATGCCGCGCTGATGCCGCTGATCGGCCGCCTGCCCGAAGGCTTTGC is drawn from Erythrobacter sp. and contains these coding sequences:
- a CDS encoding retroviral-like aspartic protease family protein, whose translation is MINPEAAEVLDLERERNRRFTVPVQIDGNGPFDFLIDTGSQATAVTREINATLGRRSTGTATLVGMASRRAVEMVEVGRLDIGSHTITGLDAPLLEREHVGADGIVGLDSLQDLRVMIDFREQTIALEDVRARETSKRGFEIIVRAHERLGQLLITDAIVEGVRATVIIDTGAQASLANNALREKIRTQRASEVITTDVNGVDLVGQMSLMRSLTIEGLSLTNVPLTFADTAAFEALGLHDTPAISLGMQHLALFDRVAIDFANQRVMFDVPPEIARAMRQNRQRGFTPR
- a CDS encoding ABC transporter ATP-binding protein/permease, which gives rise to MPPDSHAPAPSNKRDIESWPTLRRFLPYLWPRDNPSLRTRIVAAMALVLGGKGITLALPFAYKGAVDAMSGSAGNTIEQGLMVALALVAAYALGRFGAVAFDNLRNIAFERVGQMASLSLAEDVFRRLHRLSLRFHLSRRTGEVTKIIERGTKSIDQMLYFLLFNIVPTIVELIAVGVIFYINFGPTLVAATAVTVVAYVLVTRWITEWRTKLRREMNDLDGEALHRAVDSLLNYETVKYFGAERREEERYSRAARAYAEAAIKSENSVGLLNMAQSVITNALVAGAMAYTVWGWSKGQLTVGDLVLVNTYLIQLFRPLDVLGWVYRTIRQGLVDMAEMFRLIDTEIEVQDVPGAPALIVRTPTIAFDNVTFGYEPGRTILNGLSFEVPAGSTTAIVGPSGAGKSTIARLLFRFYDPQDGRVLVGGEDIAGVSQVSVRAAIGIVPQDSVLFNETLAYNIAYGAEGADQAAIEQAARDAALMPLIGRLPEGFATMVGERGLKLSGGEKQRVAIARTLVKNPPILLLDEATSALDTRTEQEILGTLKRLEEGRTTIAIAHRLSTIADADNILVLDHGRLAESGTHAGLLAKGGLYAEMWSRQAAEQRGEIAPAEAAE